The following is a genomic window from Prunus persica cultivar Lovell chromosome G7, Prunus_persica_NCBIv2, whole genome shotgun sequence.
AGGACCGGGCGGCGGTTGGGGAGGTCCAGGAGGCGGTGGTCCAGGAGGACCGGGAGGAGGTTGGGGAGGACCAGGAGGCGGTGGTCCAGGAGGACCTGGCGGCGGTGGTCCAGGAGGACCTGGCGGCGGTGGTCCAGGAGGCCTGGGAGGCGGTGGTCCAGGAGGCCCGGGAGGCGGTGGCCCAGGAGGACCAGGCGGCGGCGGTCCAGGGGGACATGGTCGCTTCTGATGGGCAACAAGACTTGTGGTGTACTAGTAGCACGTAGTCTATATATGATGATATAATTAAGTTGATGATGAGCGTAATTAGCTAATAATGATGATGTTGTGCTTGTTATTAATTTCTAGTTAGAGTTTTGGTAATCATGTTGGGTGAGATCCTTCCATTCCCCGGCCATCTCCAGTAGCTCAGTTCAGCTAGCTGGAGAAGATAAGGGCGGTTCATGTCATACTAGTACTACTGTATGATGCATGTAATatataacaataaaattattatgatATGATTATGTTGCCCTTCTATTCTTTATATTTGCGTCAGCGAGACAGTGAGAGATTGCTCTTTTATTATAGACTACCGATTGATATGTTTATCTTTATTCTtcatagttatatatatatatatatatatatatattatctaacatatatatacatttaaaCGAACTTTAAATTTAACTGAATacactttaatatttaaattaaaatataaaattaatcaaaaatattttatttaactattaaaaatATTCATGATATACCATATCACACAACACCAAACTCATTCGAGAGCTAGCTGCTGCATTTCTCCTTCACACAAACTTGGTGATATAAAGATATCAAAGGGGGATTTGCTGTGATCGTGATAGAGAAATTTTTATGTTACTCTTTTAAGGTTGCTAAATTCGTTAGAGAGGAGCAGGGTATATTTGGACTGATATGATCAAAGCTTTGCAGTTTCGGCTTAACTAGCCTTTGATTAAAGGGCCTTCTACagcttctttttcatttttctgatttgtaATAATTCTGTGAAGGACATGGTGTAATTAGCTAACTCTTGATTGGGTTTGAATGAGTCGTAGTGAAGCCAAGTTatattgttttctattttgagTCTGGCTTTTCTGGTCTGGAGGCTTTGAAGTTGATACTGGTATTAGGTGACTTGCCGATGGTTCTTTGATTCATCAGTCGATCAAATTTTCAGATGAAGCAAATTGTTACCAAAGCTTCTTCTATTACCCAAAAAGCAAAGAATGGTTTGGAAACTCACACAATGGTAAtggtagggtgtacttagtaacatttgtttcacaatcAATATATCTTTTATggtaattttatattagagtaaattagtaatttaatgAATAGTTTAGTAGTAGAacgtactcagttaattttaaagttCGTTTAATAGTATCCTTGATTTATCGGCTCGTTTAGATtacaaattttgaagaaattaagGTAAAATGGTATAGCAAAGAAGATATATATTTGAGGTGAAGATGAAGAGTGGCATGAAGAACCAGTTTGTTGTCAATCAAGATTCAAATAGTTGCCATCAGAACTTCTATGtgatactttttaaaattatgatCACCTAATGTAGATTGCAGAGCCATTGGAGAGAGGACTTGCGGAGGACATTGACACAAGGTACCTAACATTCTATTAGACGATACACTTCCAACTGAAGTTGACAAAAGCTTGCTGAATGCTGTGAAGGATTCGATTGTTCAAGGGTATTTGAAatgaattcttcttcttttgccgGTTATTGTTGTTTCAGTTTATTGCTTACCATAATGTTATGGTGGACAGGTTTCAGTGGGGGAGCTGTACATAGATTTTCTGATTGATTTCTGATGCTGTTGTTTCAGACGACTGTTTTTCTGCAATCTACACTGTTCTATCTCGCAGGCGTGGGCTTATATTGTTACTGTTTTTTGGTATCCTCCTAATTCcatacaaaaataacaaaccAGTAACATTGAGATTGTTCTTCTCTGTAATCCAAAGGTGGATCATGCTTCTgctactgctgctgctgcttgctaattattttttcactttaaaATTCAACTGAGAATGCCACTGCCACGTTGACATCACACACAGATGGATGCTCTTGCTGCTGTAAatgccaatgagatccatttCTGCGTTACGCGGCACCTTCCAAAAGTATAATTAAACCAAATATTCGTCCTCAATGGGCAATTATTTTCAGATACGACAAACGACCCTATGGCCAATTCGCAAATATTCCAAAATACATAATGTcgtttatttactttttacgTTTGCACTTGTGGTTCACATGTGTTTGAAAGTCAAAGCACAACCACTCTTATCTTCCCCTTTCTTTCCGTCTCTCCAAAAATTCTCCAGTCTCTCAGCATCTCACCAGCGATGGTGAAGACGAGAAAATGAAAGAGCTTATCAGAGCTCTGGTGGAAGACTTAGATATTGGATCACACGAAGCCAATACTGTAGCTTCGTCGTCACCTTCTTCCCCTCTGCTTACGACCCTCCGCCTCAATCAGAGATTGATAGGAAAAGATCAGGTAAAACATTAGGGTTTTATACAtttttccttctgtttttattttttgcagtCGGTGAATTCTCTGTGCAACTAAAAACTCCAACATTTTGGATCCACCATCTTTCTCCGTAATTATAGTTACTGTATATCTGAGCATTCTGTGTAGCTTTTTGTGTGTAGTACTAATTGCAAAATATTGAGTTCAATAGACAATGCAATCCAAAACCTCAAGCCTAGCTCCAGCTCTCAACTATTTCCCAACCCTCAAACCCCCACACAAAACTCTAGCTTTCCACCAATTTTCAGTCCTTATCATCACCTTCCTTGCCTATGCTTCGTTTCATGCCTCTAGAAAGCCCCCAAGCATTGTCAAGAGCGTGCTTGGACCCACAATTCAGTCCAATACCAGCTCAGCCGATACGGGGTGGGATCCCTTTAACGGTCCCCATGGTGCCCACAGGCTAGGAGAGCTTGATCTTGCATTTCTTTCTGCGTATTCGATTGGAATGTACTTTGCAGGGCATGTCGGTGATCGGATTGATTTGAGGTTGTTTCTCGTGTTTGGGATGATGTGTAGTGGCATTTTAACAATATTCTTTGGGTTAGGATATTGGTTTGGTGTTCATTTGTTGGGGTACTTTATGGCTGTTCAAGTACTTTGTGGGTTAGTTCAGTCAATTGGGTGGCCTTGTGTGGTAGCAGTAGTGGGAAACTggtttgagaaagaaaagaggggGTTGATCATGGGGGTCTGGAGTTCACATACCTCAGTTGGAAACATTATTGGTTCAGTTGTGGCGTCTGgggttttggaatttggatgGGGTTGGTCCTTTGTGGTGCCTGGGGttttggtcattttggtaGGCATTTtagtgtttttgtttcttcccGTGAGTCCAGAACACTTGGGATTTGAGTCTTTGGTAAAGGAGATTCAGATGAATGTGGAAGTTAAAGGCATAGAGAATTTGGAGGGAAAAGTGGAATCAGAGGAAGCAGGTCTTCTTGGAACAGAGAATGCAGATGTCAATACAGGTGCAGATTCTTTGGCTGCAATTGGCTTTTTGGAGGCATGGAGGTTACCGGGCGTGGCACCATTTGCTTTCTGCCTATTCTTTTCAAAGCTGGTGTCTTACACTTTCTTGTACTGGTTGCCCTTTTACATAAGGCACACAGGTACTTCCTCCAGTTAGATTTTTATATATgactttgaaattgaattgttgGGATCATCTTTTGATATCCCATTATGGTTGAACTGCTTCTTTGGATTTCatgtttgagtttttttgttcaaatacACCATCATGGATTGTCATGAAAATGGCCGTCCTCATCACAATTCACAAACAATCCAGAGCATTTAAAATTGGACACATATTGCAGTTCTATACTCTTAACTGTAACAGCGCCTATGTTTGTATGTGTATGTCtttaaaatccaaaattaCCCTAGGAGGATTATCTTCTCGTATTCATCATAAATTTTGTTTCGCCTTGCAGCTGTTGCTGGTGTGCATTTGTCACACAAAACTGCTGGGAATCTTTCAGCCATATTTGATATTGGAGGAGTCTTCGGTGGAATTTTAGCTGGATTGATATCTGATATGATTGAAGCTCGAGCTGTAACGTCAATTGCATTTTTGTTGCTTTCGGTTCCGGCCCTTGTTTTCTACCGGGTATATGGAAGCCTATCTATGGTTGCCAACATTCTTTTGATGTTTCTTTCTGGATTGCTGGTGAATGGCCCATATTCACTAATTACCACAGCCGTTGCTGCTGATCTTGGTACCCAGACAGTGATCAGAGGAAATTCCCGTGCATTAGCTACTGTAACTGCAATTATAGATGGTACAGGTTCTGTTGGGGCGGCTCTTGGCCCACTTTTAGCTGGGTATATTTCCACCACAGGGTGGAACAATGTATTTCTTATGCTAATTTTTGCAATTTTCTGTGCAACTTTGTTTTTGATTCGCATTGCGAGAACGGAGATCAAAGGAAATTTGAATGAGGGAAAATGGTCTTTATATAGCGTAGGCACACAGTGATTGAGATTTTCTCAAGgcatatcttttttctttttttttcttttgtcgtTCTTGTCATACCAGAAATGTAGATTTCATTCAGAGAGGGGCTATTGGTGGGGTCATTTGTGTATGTTTGT
Proteins encoded in this region:
- the LOC109950421 gene encoding glycine-rich protein 23-like — translated: MHRPGHHDHGHGPGGGPGGPGGGPGGPGGPGSHGPPGGGLGGPGGPGGGPGGPGGGWGGPGGPGGGWGGPGGGGPGGPGGGWGGPGGGGPGGPGGGWGGPGGGGPGGPGGGGPGGPGGGGPGGLGGGGPGGPGGGGPGGPGGGGPGGHGRF
- the LOC18769807 gene encoding putative glycerol-3-phosphate transporter 5, whose translation is MQSKTSSLAPALNYFPTLKPPHKTLAFHQFSVLIITFLAYASFHASRKPPSIVKSVLGPTIQSNTSSADTGWDPFNGPHGAHRLGELDLAFLSAYSIGMYFAGHVGDRIDLRLFLVFGMMCSGILTIFFGLGYWFGVHLLGYFMAVQVLCGLVQSIGWPCVVAVVGNWFEKEKRGLIMGVWSSHTSVGNIIGSVVASGVLEFGWGWSFVVPGVLVILVGILVFLFLPVSPEHLGFESLVKEIQMNVEVKGIENLEGKVESEEAGLLGTENADVNTGADSLAAIGFLEAWRLPGVAPFAFCLFFSKLVSYTFLYWLPFYIRHTAVAGVHLSHKTAGNLSAIFDIGGVFGGILAGLISDMIEARAVTSIAFLLLSVPALVFYRVYGSLSMVANILLMFLSGLLVNGPYSLITTAVAADLGTQTVIRGNSRALATVTAIIDGTGSVGAALGPLLAGYISTTGWNNVFLMLIFAIFCATLFLIRIARTEIKGNLNEGKWSLYSVGTQ